tataggtttttataattgcatactacaccatcaaaatatttttttattcacaggCGCTTAAGTGAAAATTTGGAACAATATTTACCTAATCTGGAATCacttatattaacaaataataacatcTCTGAGTTAGGTGATTTGGATCCTCTGGCTACACTTACAAAGTTACGAACACTTTCACTAATGCATAATCCTGTAGCAAATAAACAACACTATCggtaaatatttagaataagaatatataataattttcatatcatAGAACTATTTAATATGGAAACTTAGTGAATTTATGTGGCAGTTGCCACATGAATTCACTAaggtattttgtaaaaaaaatataaaagttaaatgtttTCCTCTCATCAAAATTTTTAGGGacagtaatttaaatacaatagcTAAATAATTGTTGagataaattgttattgaatTGTTACTGTCTCCAAtagtgtaaatttaattaattatgtattacaaAGATTCACATTTTCAGAGCATATGTTGCATTTAAATTGCCTGAACTaagattattagattttaaaaaaataaagcaaaaggAAAGAGATGAagctaacattttatttaaaagcaaaaaagGAAAGGAAATACAGAAGGAAATCACAAGAAAAGCCAAAACCTTCGTACCTGGTGGAAACATGCCAGATCCAAAAGTTACAAGtaaattttgttacttttataaacatgctatcttttattattatagaaataatgttacaaaattaaaacttgttttatGTGTGTAATTTAGAACTGACTTGAAGTCAAggataattatttacatgacaCTGAATAATCTTATCATCAGAAGGATAATCTTACTAGTCACATATGTCATAAAATCTTTTTCCAGACCTTACACCTcaagaaatacataaaatcaGAGAAGCAATTAAGAATGCTTCTTCTCTCCACGAGGTTGAGCGGCTAACAAGAATGTTGCAGTCTGGACAAATACCTGGACAGAAACCATTACAGCCTCAGTCAACTCCAACCAATGGACAGCGTAAGTTTTCTTTTGCAatgcaaaaacaataaaactggtaataattataagtatattatatgtatataacataagaAAAGTGAGTTCTTACACAACAATTATGTATTGCTGTGgcctggtttgaagggtaagtgagcaaGTACAAAAATACACTAAAAGACATAACATTGAAGACAGTATTCATTTATGTCATGAATACTGAAATATGACAGTATGAAATAGGATAAATGAATCAAACATAACATTTACCAACACAagggttaaattataatataatggttGATGTATCTGGTAGTTAGTTGAAACATCACCcaaatgataatgatgatcTTGTCAGAATATATTAGATGTCATCTTTTTGGGCTTATATTCTGGAGTATTTAACATTCTACCAGAATTTAGACATGTTTGACTAAATTAGTATGGTCATTGCACAGATAACCcaaagaaaaatgtttacaattaacCTCCAAATTCAATCAGTTTTCCTGAACTTTGCATCGAAATGTTTCAGTATTTACAAAGTGTCTGAACAGTATACCTCTGAGCAAAGGCATTCCCTGGCCCTTTTACACCACTTTTTGTCTTTCTAACCTTCCAAAATTAAGATTTGATATAAACTCTTATTACAATATccatactattatttaatttgtacacTTGTCACATACtgtaaaaaacttaatataacatgaaaaaagatgtataataaattagtgatagggttacatatttatttttgttgtaataatattttaatgattccaTATTTCAGAAAATGAAGATGAAGAAATGGAGACGGATCAAACAAATGGTCAGTAGAGAGTAAGGTTTGTTTTAACAAGGTGTTACAGCTATAAGAACAGATACATGCAAAAATACCAATTATTAAGCTGATAAGAACAGTGTTTTACTACAAATTTGGCTTCAAAGGCAGATACTACATAAGTAACAAATTAGTATGGAGTGGTTTTCTTTCCAATCCTTATTAAATTGAcccaaaattattaatgaaacatgaatttcatatcaaaaaatgttatattgggCCATTTGTTTTTCAGTAAAAATTCAACAgtgataaaagtattttttttttcttcttaataaataaaacaaagtataaatcataattattcttttatttcaatgtcATTATACCctaatattagattaaattacaaattattaaattttacgttCAACAATTCATCATTACCAGCAtctaaatatacaacatatatcatttccaaaataatcttttttccCATGAGATCTTTTATTGTTGGTCTTTTGTCTGGCAAAATAGATAGCATTGAGTCGATAAGGTCCTGAATACCCCTGTCATAAACAGTTAGGTCAACTGGGTGTACACTTCCACATGTTATAGCTTTAACTAATCCAACGAGGGTctgaaatatgatattataagaaGGAATAGTTCCTGAAATGATCGCCACCAGGCTGTttcatataactaaaatataataattattgtacatgtaacatggaaaaaaaatatcccgctgagtttctttcgccggttcttctcaggtgcgaggtgttaaattctgaaccggtggtagatttttgactatcaataagcaagtgtaaacacttctatattgaataaagatttttgactttgactccaCTAGGTAGACCTCTTATATCTTATGAGAGATCTTCTTAGAGAGCCTATTTCACCACATTGTTTGAGTGGATTGATAATTACTTCTATAAAAGATTTCATTAAAAGACAAGCACCCTTATAGTGATGTTTTCATTAAACACaaagtacgagatgaattttattatatatgagcaTAAAAATCAGTCTTTGCCCGAACTCGCTATATTCGTGTAAGAGTACGTGTCTTATCAACTGGACTAagctgataataaaatttaaccaaTTAAAAAGTGGAACCAACAATAAGAGTCAATATAGACAACGACTCGCACTTGAAAATTAGTCAACTCATTGACCAATCTGCCatatgatatgtcccttgtgcctgtagttacactggctcactctcacccttcaaactggaacacaacggacgggcttgcataaaaccCATACCACCATGTACGCCATATAGGGTAGGCAGACTTTCGTATAAATGGGATATAGGCTTGGTAGGTACCTACTTGTCAGGCAAATTAAACGGTCTCCGGACTGTTTGATTTTTGTTAGGTTTTTCATTTGACTAGACTATAGATAAAGTATCGgtggtagaattttatttatagcattgAAATATAACGTgttttgcaatttaattttttgacttAAAGTTAttcctttaaaattaaagtaggttAAATTAGGaacaaactaatattaaagTTGTTTCAGTTAGACTTTTTATACATACCTCGGATTCAAACGCTCTGCGATGTGTACACATTTCATAAAGTAAACAGCCTAAAGCCCAAATATCGCTTTTTGTATCATATGGCTTTCCCTCACATAATTCGGGTGCTAAATAATATGGAGTACCAATTACAGTCGAGGTTTTTTTCGCactgaaaatataatagttgTTTGTGTTAAATTGAAGTACGTATTTCATAATTGTTGATTAATTGATAAGTAACCACTTACGTTACTGTCGGTGACCAGCAATGTATTGAACCAATTATGAAGGGACTTAAATTGCTTACACGACTAGCCCATATTGCATTATGCTTGTTTTAAAACTTTAGTCATAAACTAACATTCGATACAAAGTCCTTACGGTATGGTATAATATatggtataatatattctacttaTATCTTACCTAGCCAACATTTTAGAGATACCGAAGTCACCAATTTTTACAATAACTCCATTACTTCCCgtcaaaagaatattttcagCTTTCAAATCTCTATGAATTATTTGTAACTTGTGAATGTAACTAACTCCTAACAATACTTggcaaaaatagaataatatttccTGTGAAAAAAGATTACGTATTATATTGCTAAACTTTAGATTTGAACTGATTGTATTATTCGCATAAATGTAATACGATccacatataataatagtatataatataataagtaatttgttATAAACCATCAAAATTTTGTTTGCCCGACAAActtaatttcgaaaatataaacaaaaaaagagtCTTAATTTTCCATCACTATTCGTGGTcactttattattcaataatcttAGGACAAATAATTGGACTTGTactagtaaatttaaaaaaaaaaaacttctaattTATATCTTCTGACCACCAGTAGGTATTTCCTGTAAGTGTTCCGTCATGTGTTTCCTATACCAACGGCTTTTCGCACGCTCTGTATGCGAGTGTGccgaaagatttttattatagattatcgactcgggatttgaacccaggacaCATCACCGTTGAAGTACGAAAATAATAAGAAGTCATTTATAAGAtcattttattaggtatttGACTTGGACGAGTGACGTGTCTGCTGCTACTTACCTGCTGCTTTATTAATTTAGGACATCGCTGATACATGTATTCTGCTAGATTCCCGCTAATAGCATATTCCATACATATCATTACGtgattatctaaataataacattcataaaattttattatattaggatgtttcatttttgataatatCTTAACTTCGTTCGCTATttcctgaaataaatatatatttccataaaatacatttaaattacttaaaacttctttatttaaaatacttccaaaataacataaacatataacatttttagtaaCTACTATTGGactattactaattattactacTCAACTTATAATCAGTGATATATTATTGATCATAATAATAGTATCCATTTCGATAACAAATACTACccaaatagaatataaataattatcgacCCGTCAACCCACatgatttttgtaataaaataattactttgttcATTAATGGTTAGGCATTTTTCTCAACAAAAAATCTGCATACACGAGAAAAAAGTAtactacattaattatataatgtgctatatattagtaattttaactaaaatatagcaaaataaGTATaccttttaagtaaattttacctGTTTATGGTcctgtatttttatgtttaattctaTATCTTTTACTATCGTCAACATATTGTTTTTCATCATTTCGCATAGGTAAACGTTTCTGTtgcaaaaaatgaaaatattattaaaaatattcaaaaaaataccaaattttTGTATGTTTCGCTAATAACAATGTTCGTGGTATAA
This genomic stretch from Vanessa atalanta chromosome 5, ilVanAtal1.2, whole genome shotgun sequence harbors:
- the LOC125064332 gene encoding U2 small nuclear ribonucleoprotein A' is translated as MVKLTTELIQNSMQYINPCRDRELDLRGYKIPQIENLGATLDQFDTIDFSDNDVRKLDGFPLLKRLKCLLLNNNRIVRLSENLEQYLPNLESLILTNNNISELGDLDPLATLTKLRTLSLMHNPVANKQHYRAYVAFKLPELRLLDFKKIKQKERDEANILFKSKKGKEIQKEITRKAKTFVPGGNMPDPKVTNLTPQEIHKIREAIKNASSLHEVERLTRMLQSGQIPGQKPLQPQSTPTNGQQNEDEEMETDQTNGQ
- the LOC125064331 gene encoding serine/threonine-protein kinase Nek8-like — its product is MPCKLINMDFKKRFKKHNLKILKTIGKGTYGNVYLCEMMKNNMLTIVKDIELNIKIQDHKQEIANEVKILSKMKHPNIIKFYECYYLDNHVMICMEYAISGNLAEYMYQRCPKLIKQQEILFYFCQVLLGVSYIHKLQIIHRDLKAENILLTGSNGVIVKIGDFGISKMLASAKKTSTVIGTPYYLAPELCEGKPYDTKSDIWALGCLLYEMCTHRRAFESETLVGLVKAITCGSVHPVDLTVYDRGIQDLIDSMLSILPDKRPTIKDLMGKKIILEMIYVVYLDAGNDELLNVKFNNL